GATCCGTGTTGTTTCCAGAGTAACGGCAGGACATGTTCCTGGAGGAAGACAAAGACCTCGGGATCGCGAAAAAACCGGGTGACATGAATCGTTAAGTTGTTGATCAGGTTTTGGGGTGTCCGGTCGTCCCGTTCAATCAGATCCGAGTATTCCCGGTGGTTTTTCAGCCGGTTTTTCGTCAATTGCCGCCGAATCTGTCTTTGCAGGTATCCTTCTTTGTAATGATGAAAATCAACGGAAGTTTTCAAAGAAAGGCGATGAACCAGCTCGGACAGGGAACTCCCGGGGGGAATAGGCGGTACTTTGACCGTACTTGTCTGGTCTGAAAAAGACAATGGTTTTTTTCCTCTTTTGTACCATTCTGAGACGATAGATATCAAAAATCATTATATTTTGCAAGAATATAATGATGGTGCATGTTTGTGCATAAAGGATTGACAGTTCCGGGGCGTTCAACTATTTTAAGGGCGGATGTGGTGGAGGTAGGCATGCCCGGGGATCTTGGAAAGCAGATCGAAACACTCAGCCGGAAGCTTCAGTTAAGCGGGGAATGTCGGCGTATTTTTAATATCGGTATTCCTGAAGAAGATCTTCTTCTGACCCTGCAACGGTTGTACAAATGGCGGATGACCGCATCCATGAGGAAATGGAACTGCTATCGGGAGGTGATCAACACCATTCGCGGCAATTCGGTCTTTTTGACTAATTTCCTCTCCGTTGATCTGTCTGTGCGGAAAAAGATGCTTGCGGCCCTTCATGCTCTCTATCTCATTCCCGATCTGAATTACCGGGACCGCCTGATTCTTCTGACAAAATTCGTCCTGGCCCAGATCAATCCCCTGGGCAATCCGGAAATGCGCCAGCTGGCGATCAACATGGTTCGGGAGTTTGTCCTCCATAAAAACCGGGAGATCCGCAAGGCCACTTTCCGGGGAATTACCTTTGAAGTGGCCCGCCTCCGGTTGAAGGGGGGCGGGTGGTATGTTCAGCCGCTGGTCGATATGTTGGTCGAAACCCTGAGAGAGAATCCGGAAACAAGAGAATATATCCGCAGGGAGTCGATGGAAATTTACTACACCCGGGAACAGCGGGATGTCGTCGATGACATCCTGGTGGCCGTGACCTTGAGCCTGTCTCCCGACAGAAAGGAACGGAAGCATTGAAACTGACCATCCTCGGTTCCGGAACAGGCTTTCCCTCCTCCCTCCGGGGAGGACCCGGTTATCTTGTGCAATCGGATGAAGAGATGGTCCTGATGGATCTCGGGATGGGGACTCTGTCCAAACTCCATGGCCTGGAGATTCCTCTGGACCGACTCGGTCCGATTCTGATCAGCCATCTTCATCCGGATCATATCGCCGAACTGGTTTCGCTCCTCTTTGCTCTGAAGAATATCGTTATTTCCCGGAAGGTTCCTCTCCGGTTGATCGGCGGCCCCGGTTTAAAGGAACTTGTCCGTCGGCTTCAGGAGGTTCATGGACGGTGGATCCGGCCGGAACGGTTTGAACTTGAGGTCCTGGAGGTTCCGGAAGGGGAGATCTCCCTGGGGGAACTTACCCTTCGGACGGTGCCGGTTGTTCATACGGAGGGAAGCATCGGTTTCCGCCTTGCCGCTCCGACCGGTGAATCCCTGGCCTACTCCGGGGACTCCGCCTTCTGTCCCGCCCTGATGGATCTCGTGCGGAATGTTGATCTTGCCGTCATGGAGTGTTCCTTCCCCGATGAACAGAAGAAAAAAGGACACCTCATCCCCTCGGAAGTGGGGAAAATCGCCGCCGGAGGCGGAGCAAAAAGGGTGGTGTTGAGCCACCTCTACCCGGAATGTGACGCAGTTGACCTGGCCGTCCAATGCAGAAGCCATTACAAGGGTGAGGTGATCGTCGCCCGGGATGGGATGGTCCTAACGGTTTGATTTGATTTCACAAAACCTTTCGCTTATAATAAGAACATGAGTCGCGAAGTTTTAATCTATACCACTCCGGTCTGCCCTTATTGTGTTCGGGCGAAGGCCTTGCTTACCCGAAAAGGGGTATCCTTCCGGGAGATTGACATCTCCCGTGACCGGGATCTGGAGGCGGAAATGATCCGTCTCACGAAAAAGATGACGGTTCCCCAGATCCTGGTCGATGGTAATCCGATCGGGGGGTGTGACGAGCTTCATGAGCTTGAGCACCGGGGAGTGCTGGACGAGCTTCTGCAGGGCGGGTAATTCTTCTGCGGGGATGCCTTATGGATGAAACGCAATATTGCCTTTGCTGCGACGAAGATGTGCCGATCAATACGGTCTATCGTGACGGGAAGAAAGAGATTACATGCCTGTATTGCGGTTTCGTCCTCGGTTTTCAGGAAGAGAAGAAAGGGGCGTCCGCAAGCTGTATCCTGACGGCGGATGATTCAAACCTCATACGTAATCTTTTAACGGATATCCTGACGAACAAAAGGCTTGCCGAAGATGTCTTATCCTTTGAAAACGGGATGACCTTTCTTGCGGAATTCAACCAACGGATCATCCGTCCGGACGGAGTGAGCCTCGTCATCCTTGATCTTCAGATGCCGGTTATGGACGGACTTAAAACGGCGCTGACCTTGCGGGCCGTTGAGACCAAACTACAGCGGGACAAAAAGACACCGATTATCTTTTTTTCGGCCCGGAAGTGTGACGAGGCATTAAAAAAACAGCTTGCCCGGTGTGCGCCGGCCGTCTATTTCAATAAGGGAGACAGCCCGGATCCGGCCAATCTTGCCGATCGTGTCGACCGTCTGGTCAACTACATACTCACCCGGAAAAAGTGAGAATTCCGGTAGGCGTGCGTGCCATCCGCCCAGGATTTCCGCACATCTGATCGCCACACTTCATGATGGAGGAACAGGACCGAAGGAGCGTAAAGCCCCTGAGTCTCATTATTGCACAGCAAACGTCCCTCCCTAACCTCCCTCGATCGGTCCTCCCTCTTCCCAAAGAAACCAGTCGCCCGTCTCTTCGAGATAGTTCAGAGCATTCTGCAGAATCTCGTGATGCCGGCTCTCCTCTTTCGCAAGCATCTCAAAGAGTCGTTTTTCGTCGGCATCCCCGGAGGTTCCGGCAGATCTTTTATAAAATTCGTACCCTTTGTTCTCCATCTCAAGGGCGAATTTCAGCGCCTCCACATCCCCCGACTGTGAACCGAGGCGGGATGCCATATTCTGTCCGGCTTCTTCAAAAACGGTTTTCATCCGTTCCGCCGGGCCGGTTTCTTTGAGCTGAGTGTCGATCTTCAAGCCATGGGATAAGGCCTCGATCATGTCGTAGTGGCGTTTTTCATCTTTTACAAAAGAGAGAAACATCTTTCTACCCAGTTCGTTTTCCGTTTTTTTGCTGGCCTCCCGATAGAATGCCATGCCGTCCTTTTCCATCTTTAAGGCCACACTTAAAGCCTTGGTCATTGCCTGTTCTCTTTCGCCCATGGATATGTCTCCTCTGCAAAATTGGTTTCTTCAAACCTACCATATCCGGGGGAAAATGCAACCGGTGCTCTTTCCTTGCCTCAAAGAGAAAAAAATTGTATACCGATGCTGCACCGTATTCAAAGGAGCCTGATTCAGATGCCCGATATTGGAAAGATCCGGTCCGCTCTTCTGCGATGGTACAAGACATGCGGACGGGACCTTCCCTGGCGCAGGACGCGGGATCCGTACCGGATCTGGGTCTCAGAGGTCATGCTGCAACAGACCCGCGTTGAGACGGTGATCGACTATTACCACTGTTTCCTGGAGGCCTTCCCCGCCGTGACCGCCCTTGCGGTTGCGGACCTTGAAGCGGTACTGAAGATCTGGGAGGGGATGGGGTACTATGCCCGGGCCCGCAATCTCCATCGCGGGGCGCAGGCGGTTGTGGAGAAATGGGATGGGGAACTACCACGCAATTTGCCGGACCTCCTTCGCGTCCCCGGGATCGGCCGTTCCACGGCCGGGGCGATCCTGAGCCTGGCCTTTGAAATTCCCACTCCGGTTTTGGACGGGAATGTAAAACGTGTTGTCGCCCGGCTTTTTGCCCTCCGGGGAGACCTGAAAAGACCCGCCCTGGAGAAAAAACTGTGGAGATATTCCGAGTTACTGACGCCGAAGGGAAGAGTCCATCACTATACCCAGGCCGTCATGGACCTGGGTGCCATACTTTGTACTCCCCGCAGACCGAACTGCCCCCATTGCCCCCTTCAAAATGAATGCCGGGCCTTCCGGTTGCAGTTGCAGGAAAAGATACCGGCACCATCGAAGAAAAGGAGTCTGCCCCATCATCACGTAGCCCTGGGGGTGATTCGCAAACGGGGACGAATCCTGATCTACCGGCGGCCTGTTGAGGGGCTCTTAGGGGGACTCTGGGGATTCCCGAATTACAGGAGCCGGACGAAGAAAGGATTGTCTGAGGCCCTGGGTCAGGGCGTGCGGAAAGATTACGGGATCCGGATTGAATCGGGAAAACCTGTGGGGAGCCTCTCCCACGGCTACACCCACTTCACCGTGACCTTTCATCTCTTTGATTGTTCCTGCAGGGATGGAGAAAAGATCGTGAAAAGGGCTTTCCCGACCAAGTGGGTCTATCCTCGGGATCTTCGGGATTATCCCCTTTCCGCAAGCGACCGGAAGGTGATTAGAAAGCTCTCAGCGATCAGCTATCAGCAATAAGCAGAAACATAGATCTCATATTTACATATCGGAGAAGAGCTTTCCCCCTTTGCCCCAATTCTCCCGTTCCACCTCATCGATGACGATATAGGTGTGTTCGCTCGGCTTTCCGGCGACCCGCTCTAAAGTGTCTGAGAACTCCTTGACGATCGTCGATTTCTGCTCTTTCGTCAGTTTCCCGAGAAGCTTGAGATTGATGTAGGGCATGGTGTGACTCCGCTGATTGATGATTGTGTAAGGATTAAATGGTGCCGAAGGGGGGAGTCGAAAATGCGCCGGCGACACTGACCCGGCGGATTGTTCCCGGGTCAGTAAGCCGAGATCAATGACCCCTTCCTGTCATTTCGAAACTTCGTACGTTTGCCGTACGAAGTTTCAACCCCCACGGGATTGCTCTTCCGGATATTTCAACGCGTAAGCAGGCGGAATATACAATGCTCGACAGCACAAGTCAATATGGTGCCGAAGGGGGGAGTCGAACCCCCACGGGATTGCTCCCACTGGTCCCTGAAACCAGCGCGTCTACCAGTTCCACCACTTCGGCACGATGAGGATGATTGTAAGTTTCATTCTGCAGTGCAACAGATCTTACTGAAATGATAGAGGTTTTGTCAAGGCAAATTCATCTCTCTTCTTCGCTGAAGACCTCCGCCCGGAAGATCCAGAAGCGTGTTCCTTCCCGCCAGGCGTCGGGGGGGAGCCCCGCCTTCATGCAGAGGTGCCGGAGGGTTTCTTCCCTGTCCCACCCCTGTTCCGGAGCGACCTGGGGCAGAAAGACCGCCCGCTTCCCCTCTTTTTCGAGGATGATCCCCTCTTCGCCGGGATGAAAACCGGAAGGTTCGGCGATCTCCTCCTTCGGGGTCAGTACGGAGATCTCGATTTTTATTCGGTCCAGTTCTTCCGGGGTTACGGGGAGAAAACGGTAATCCCTGGAGCAGGCGGAGACACTGTTTTCCATGACTGCCTGATAGAGCGGCCGAATCGGTTCAATGTAACCGATGCATCCTCGTAGCTGATCTTCTTCTTCGAGGGTGACGAAAACTCCGGCCGGTTCGCGGAGCCGTTCCGTCAGTTCTATTTCCGAAGGAGCGGAGATACTTTTTTCTCTTGTTCGGACAAAATGTTCCAGGGAAAACCGTGCCAGTCTCAGCAGGGTTGTTCTTTCCGATGCATCCAGATACATGAGTCGGATCTTTCCGTTTCAGGTCGTTTGTGGAGGATCGTTTTGATCCCTGAAAAAATCTTCCGGCCGCAGTTGTTGAAGTTCGTTTTTAAATTTTTCCACTTCATCGTCGGTAATCGGCTTCCGGATGACGGGGCATTTGTCCATGACGGCATCGCTCACGAAAATCGGAGCGTCCGTCCGGACGGCCAGGGCGATGGCATCACTCGGCCGCGAATCGATGGAATAATGCTTTGTGCCGTTCCACAGGTCAATGACGGCATAATAGGTGTTATCCTTCAGGTCGGATACGGTGATCTTTTCCAGATGCATGTCAATGGTCCGGATGATATTTGCCAGCAGGTCGTGGGTCATGGGACGGGGCGGTGGTTCGTCCTGGAGT
This window of the Deltaproteobacteria bacterium genome carries:
- a CDS encoding MBL fold metallo-hydrolase; translation: MKLTILGSGTGFPSSLRGGPGYLVQSDEEMVLMDLGMGTLSKLHGLEIPLDRLGPILISHLHPDHIAELVSLLFALKNIVISRKVPLRLIGGPGLKELVRRLQEVHGRWIRPERFELEVLEVPEGEISLGELTLRTVPVVHTEGSIGFRLAAPTGESLAYSGDSAFCPALMDLVRNVDLAVMECSFPDEQKKKGHLIPSEVGKIAAGGGAKRVVLSHLYPECDAVDLAVQCRSHYKGEVIVARDGMVLTV
- the grxC gene encoding glutaredoxin 3, yielding MSREVLIYTTPVCPYCVRAKALLTRKGVSFREIDISRDRDLEAEMIRLTKKMTVPQILVDGNPIGGCDELHELEHRGVLDELLQGG
- a CDS encoding response regulator, with product MDETQYCLCCDEDVPINTVYRDGKKEITCLYCGFVLGFQEEKKGASASCILTADDSNLIRNLLTDILTNKRLAEDVLSFENGMTFLAEFNQRIIRPDGVSLVILDLQMPVMDGLKTALTLRAVETKLQRDKKTPIIFFSARKCDEALKKQLARCAPAVYFNKGDSPDPANLADRVDRLVNYILTRKK
- a CDS encoding ferritin family protein; this encodes MGEREQAMTKALSVALKMEKDGMAFYREASKKTENELGRKMFLSFVKDEKRHYDMIEALSHGLKIDTQLKETGPAERMKTVFEEAGQNMASRLGSQSGDVEALKFALEMENKGYEFYKRSAGTSGDADEKRLFEMLAKEESRHHEILQNALNYLEETGDWFLWEEGGPIEGG
- the mutY gene encoding A/G-specific adenine glycosylase, whose amino-acid sequence is MPDIGKIRSALLRWYKTCGRDLPWRRTRDPYRIWVSEVMLQQTRVETVIDYYHCFLEAFPAVTALAVADLEAVLKIWEGMGYYARARNLHRGAQAVVEKWDGELPRNLPDLLRVPGIGRSTAGAILSLAFEIPTPVLDGNVKRVVARLFALRGDLKRPALEKKLWRYSELLTPKGRVHHYTQAVMDLGAILCTPRRPNCPHCPLQNECRAFRLQLQEKIPAPSKKRSLPHHHVALGVIRKRGRILIYRRPVEGLLGGLWGFPNYRSRTKKGLSEALGQGVRKDYGIRIESGKPVGSLSHGYTHFTVTFHLFDCSCRDGEKIVKRAFPTKWVYPRDLRDYPLSASDRKVIRKLSAISYQQ
- a CDS encoding 4-oxalocrotonate tautomerase family protein, coding for MPYINLKLLGKLTKEQKSTIVKEFSDTLERVAGKPSEHTYIVIDEVERENWGKGGKLFSDM
- the amrA gene encoding AmmeMemoRadiSam system protein A; translated protein: MYLDASERTTLLRLARFSLEHFVRTREKSISAPSEIELTERLREPAGVFVTLEEEDQLRGCIGYIEPIRPLYQAVMENSVSACSRDYRFLPVTPEELDRIKIEISVLTPKEEIAEPSGFHPGEEGIILEKEGKRAVFLPQVAPEQGWDREETLRHLCMKAGLPPDAWREGTRFWIFRAEVFSEEER
- a CDS encoding bifunctional nuclease family protein, which encodes MKEFKIFSLMLIPIPAQYVIYLEEVGGTRLIPIWIGINEGNAIVYKLQDEPPPRPMTHDLLANIIRTIDMHLEKITVSDLKDNTYYAVIDLWNGTKHYSIDSRPSDAIALAVRTDAPIFVSDAVMDKCPVIRKPITDDEVEKFKNELQQLRPEDFFRDQNDPPQTT